One window of the Grus americana isolate bGruAme1 chromosome 13, bGruAme1.mat, whole genome shotgun sequence genome contains the following:
- the CCL17 gene encoding C-C motif chemokine 17 — translation MLAARIVLLLVLIFTFSLHCATAYSSPTECCFEYAQKPVRHVQSFYETPRDCSLPAVVIVTATSVRICTDPKKLWVKKAMKKLQRKK, via the exons ATGCTCGCTGCAAGGATAGTCCTGCTGCTCGTGCTTATCTTCACCTTCTCCCTGCACTGTGCCACAG cctACTCATCGCCCACTGAATGCTGCTTTGAGTATGCGCAGAAACCCGTCCGACACGTGCAGAGCTTCTACGAGACGCCCAGGGACTGCTCCTTGCCTGCAGTTGT GATTGTGACTGCCACTAGCGTCAGGATCTGCACTGACCCCAAGAAGCTCTGGGTGAAGAAAGCCATGAAAaagcttcaaaggaaaaaatga
- the LOC129212124 gene encoding monocyte chemotactic protein 1B-like — protein MLTARTVLVLAMLLILSPRCDALPYTPVECCFSYAKFRLRMVNLKDFHTSPKECSSPAVVFETRNGTKVCAKPELTWVEKAVEMLQKRKGLNAP, from the exons ATGCTCACTGCAAGGACCGTCCTGGTGCTCGCGATGCTCCTCATCCTCTCCCCACGCTGTGATGCAC tccCTTACACCCCGGTCGAGTGCTGCTTCAGTTACGCAAAGTTCCGTCTCCGGATGGTTAACCTGAAGGATTTCCACACAAGTCCCAAGGAGTGTTCTTCTCCAGCAGTTGT GTTTGAGACCAGGAATGGGACGAAGGTCTGTGCAAAGCCAGAGCTGACTTGGGTGGAGAAAGCAGTTGAGATGcttcaaaaaaggaaaggacTTAATGCCCCGTGA
- the CX3CL1 gene encoding fractalkine isoform X1 translates to MKTVFLQVLFVLRMLCVVTLAGAQPKAPLKCSTECRSFTSEIAAKRIRSYRRTEPQCTKQAIIFITLKSLEMCADPEEEWVEKIVKKLDEKKAAASPLPHGAASAVAPEEPGVFQKHVGLTATAPSQATAPTNFFQGTGTTVLERIHVPAAGMEASSKSPPVTQDTTQLHAGPSPVMWEVAAHSEVAPEANRESLKSPSKTFGAGMVSSQPTPYPTSLAHGFDSAVGSTEGPVGHTANATAGVRVMTSPSSNSDPMAITKGSDRPVLPTNESLDPTSATANAPDAAPNSFSSDLPSILGSMEIAIIPASPVPPKNTSVSTPNSTNATDKGPSVHTDKVVGSFADAFGTRTFDYSLLAGKQEPSDTLVFTSQAFSRQAGEQVTKERPNDQPLPTFLSRSQMLFVIPVSVVGGLLACSIAVVWLYLKSGVKRGEMSREMVQGLLYQKEGHQKDVYLMEVI, encoded by the exons ATGAAGACTGTTTTTCTCCAGGTCCTGTTTGTGCTGAGGATGTTGTGCGTggtgaccctggctggag cGCAACCCAAAGCACCTCTGAAGTGTTCAACCGAGTGCAGGAGCTTTACATCTGAGATAGCGGCGAAGCGGATAAGGAGCTACCGCAGGACCGAACCCCAGTGCACCAAACAAGCCATCAT atttattaCTCTGAAGTCCTTGGAGATGTGTGCAGATCCAGAGGAAGAGTGGGTGGAGAAGATCGTAAAGAAACTGGACGAGAAAAAGGCCGCAGCCTCCCCACTGCCCCATGGTGCCGCTTCAGCAGTGGCACCAGAAGAACCTGGTGTTTTTCAGAAACACGTTGGTCTTACAGCAACAGCTCCATCTCAAGCCACTGCTCCAACTAATTTCTTCCAAGGGACTGGCACAACAGTTTTGGAGAGAATACATGTTCCTGCTGCCGGGATGGAGGCGTCCAGCAAGTCCCCCCCAGTCACACAGGACACCACCCAGCTCCATGCAGGACCGTCCCCCGTGATGTGGGAAGTTGCTGCCCACTCTGAAGTTGCTCCAGAAGCAAACAGAGAGTCCTTAAAATCACCTTCAAAAACTTTTGGAGCAGGCATGGTCTCCAGCCAGCCCACCCCATATCCCACGTCTCTTGCGCATGGCTTTGACAGTGCCGTAGGATCTACAGAAGGACCTGTAGGACATACTGCAAATGCTACGGCTGGTGTTCGAGTCATGACTTCTCCTAGCTCAAATTCAGACCCCATGGCCATTACTAAAGGATCAGACCGTCCTGTACTTCCGACAAATGAATCCCTGGACCCTACAAGTGCAACAGCCAACGCACCAGACGCTGCTCCTAACAGTTTTAGTTCAGATCTCCCCTCCATCCTGGGCAGCATGGAGATCGCCATAATCCCGGCCTCACCAGTTCCACCAAAGAATACTTCGGTTTCTACTCCAAACTCCACAAATGCCACAGACAAAGGTCCTTCTGTCCATACCGACAAGGTTGTCGGTTCCTTTGCAGATGCTTTTGGTACCAGAACATTTGATTATTCGTTGCttgcaggaaagcaagagcCTTCCGATACGTTAGTTTTTACTAGTCAGGCGTTCTCACGCCAAGCCGGAGAGCAGGTGACTAAAGAAAGACCGAATGATCAGCCTCTTCCCACCTTCCTGTCAAGATCTCAAATGCTCTTTGTCATCCCAGTTTCTGTGGTAGGTGGTCTGCTGGCTTGCAGTATTGCTGTTGTATGGCTATATCTAAAATCTGGTgtcaaaagaggagaaatgtcAAGAGAAATGGTACAGGGCTTGCTCTACCAGAAGGAGGGACATCAAAAGGATGTCTATCTGATGGAAGTAATCTGA
- the CX3CL1 gene encoding fractalkine isoform X2, which yields MCADPEEEWVEKIVKKLDEKKAAASPLPHGAASAVAPEEPGVFQKHVGLTATAPSQATAPTNFFQGTGTTVLERIHVPAAGMEASSKSPPVTQDTTQLHAGPSPVMWEVAAHSEVAPEANRESLKSPSKTFGAGMVSSQPTPYPTSLAHGFDSAVGSTEGPVGHTANATAGVRVMTSPSSNSDPMAITKGSDRPVLPTNESLDPTSATANAPDAAPNSFSSDLPSILGSMEIAIIPASPVPPKNTSVSTPNSTNATDKGPSVHTDKVVGSFADAFGTRTFDYSLLAGKQEPSDTLVFTSQAFSRQAGEQVTKERPNDQPLPTFLSRSQMLFVIPVSVVGGLLACSIAVVWLYLKSGVKRGEMSREMVQGLLYQKEGHQKDVYLMEVI from the coding sequence ATGTGTGCAGATCCAGAGGAAGAGTGGGTGGAGAAGATCGTAAAGAAACTGGACGAGAAAAAGGCCGCAGCCTCCCCACTGCCCCATGGTGCCGCTTCAGCAGTGGCACCAGAAGAACCTGGTGTTTTTCAGAAACACGTTGGTCTTACAGCAACAGCTCCATCTCAAGCCACTGCTCCAACTAATTTCTTCCAAGGGACTGGCACAACAGTTTTGGAGAGAATACATGTTCCTGCTGCCGGGATGGAGGCGTCCAGCAAGTCCCCCCCAGTCACACAGGACACCACCCAGCTCCATGCAGGACCGTCCCCCGTGATGTGGGAAGTTGCTGCCCACTCTGAAGTTGCTCCAGAAGCAAACAGAGAGTCCTTAAAATCACCTTCAAAAACTTTTGGAGCAGGCATGGTCTCCAGCCAGCCCACCCCATATCCCACGTCTCTTGCGCATGGCTTTGACAGTGCCGTAGGATCTACAGAAGGACCTGTAGGACATACTGCAAATGCTACGGCTGGTGTTCGAGTCATGACTTCTCCTAGCTCAAATTCAGACCCCATGGCCATTACTAAAGGATCAGACCGTCCTGTACTTCCGACAAATGAATCCCTGGACCCTACAAGTGCAACAGCCAACGCACCAGACGCTGCTCCTAACAGTTTTAGTTCAGATCTCCCCTCCATCCTGGGCAGCATGGAGATCGCCATAATCCCGGCCTCACCAGTTCCACCAAAGAATACTTCGGTTTCTACTCCAAACTCCACAAATGCCACAGACAAAGGTCCTTCTGTCCATACCGACAAGGTTGTCGGTTCCTTTGCAGATGCTTTTGGTACCAGAACATTTGATTATTCGTTGCttgcaggaaagcaagagcCTTCCGATACGTTAGTTTTTACTAGTCAGGCGTTCTCACGCCAAGCCGGAGAGCAGGTGACTAAAGAAAGACCGAATGATCAGCCTCTTCCCACCTTCCTGTCAAGATCTCAAATGCTCTTTGTCATCCCAGTTTCTGTGGTAGGTGGTCTGCTGGCTTGCAGTATTGCTGTTGTATGGCTATATCTAAAATCTGGTgtcaaaagaggagaaatgtcAAGAGAAATGGTACAGGGCTTGCTCTACCAGAAGGAGGGACATCAAAAGGATGTCTATCTGATGGAAGTAATCTGA